From Coturnix japonica isolate 7356 chromosome 3, Coturnix japonica 2.1, whole genome shotgun sequence, the proteins below share one genomic window:
- the LOC107310824 gene encoding prolyl-tRNA synthetase associated domain-containing protein 1-like, whose translation MSALWGGAPRRASALCPGMAAGPGLREELEQRLKDLGIAVTTAEHPEVLTVDEMMAHVGHMRGGHSKNLFLKDKKKKGFWLVTVLHDRQVDLNHLAKKLGLGSGNLRFANEDAMLEKLRVGQGCATPLALFCDHGDVSFVLDAAFLEGGHEKVYFHPMTNCATMGLSPEDFLKFVKSTGHDPIIVHFNEDIQ comes from the exons ATGTCGGCGCTGTGGGGCGGGGCGCCACGTCGCGCCTCAGCGTTGTGTCCCGGCATGGCGGCGGGACcggggctgcgggaggagctggagcagcgGCTAAAGGACTTGGGCATCGCCGTCACCACCGCCGAGCACCCGGAG GTGTTGACGGTGGATGAGATGATGGCCCACGTTGGGCACATGAGAGGAGGGCACAGTAAGAACCTCTTCCTTAAggacaagaagaagaaaggcttCTGGCTGGTGACTGTCCTGCATGACAGGCAGGTGGATTTAAACCACCTGGCAAAGAAACTCGGCCTCGGAAGCGGAAACCTCAGGTTCGCCAATGAAGACGCCATGCTGGAGAAGCTGCGGGTGGGCCAGGGCTGTGCCACACCGCTGGCTCTGTTCTGCGACCACGGGGACGTCAGCTTCGTGCTGGACGCCGCCTTCCTGGAGGGCGGCCACGAAAAGGTGTATTTTCATCCCATGACAAACTGTGCGACCATGGGCTTAAGCCCTGAGGACTTCCTGAAGTTTGTGAAGTCGACGGGCCACGATCCCATCATTGTACATTTCAATGAAGACATTCAGTAG